The proteins below come from a single Balaenoptera acutorostrata chromosome 2, mBalAcu1.1, whole genome shotgun sequence genomic window:
- the LOC130707181 gene encoding uncharacterized protein LOC130707181 translates to MAPATAQARARVRPARQDTDPGGAGAQEPGKGQGRRKTVGRRSWPLSVHRDPAAALSAAAKSSGAPPLPEESRRAGLMQNTEEALLSYFRFFLYLKGRSGCGTSYATPCVGKWERKLIFKVQRRLSSPLLGVGWWVEKAAVGTRPSAVLGQTEEPTALKPFKPQPILSTCLELDARDTEVDDMLLGTFRPAVYSVHSLPTKRQKFLSQLGIHNLPCQVSSGILSYILEQVLESFASQVSYKLR, encoded by the exons ATGGCGCCGGCTACAGCTCAGGCTCGAGCCCGGGTCCGGCCGGCAAGACAAGACACGGACCCCGGCGGGGCTGGC GCCCAAGAacctgggaaggggcagggccgCCGAAAGACAGTTGGGAGGCGGAGTTGGCCATTGAGCGTGCACAGGGACCCCGCTGCCGCGCTAAGTGCGGCGGCAAAGAGCAGTGGAGCACCTCCCCTTCCAGAAGAAAGTAGGAGAGCCGGTTTAATGCAAAATACTGAGGAAGCGCTTTTGTCCTACTTCCgcttttttctttatctcaaaGGAAGATCCGGTTGTGGCACCTCCTACGCCACACCTTGTGTTGGGAAATGGGAGCGCAAACTAATCTTCAAAGTCCAGAGGCGTCTCTCATCTCCTCTCCTTGGGGTAGGTTGGTGGGTAGAGAAGGCCGCCGTTGGAACGCGGCCTTCAGCAGTCTTAG GTCAGACTGAGGAGCCTACGGCACTAAAGCCTTTCAAGCCCCAACCCATTCTAAGCACATGTCTTGAGCTGGATGCAAGAGACACTGAGGTAGATGACATGCTCCTCGGTACGTTCAGACCAGCCG tataCAGTGTTCATAGCCTGCCTACCAAGAGACAAAAGTTTCTCAGTCAGTTGGGAATTCATAATCTTCCCTGCCAGGTGTCCAGTGGAATCCTGTCCTATATTCTGGAGCAGGTTCTGGAATCATTTGCTTCACAAGTAAGCTACAAACTCAGATAA